In Aureibaculum algae, the following are encoded in one genomic region:
- the purH gene encoding bifunctional phosphoribosylaminoimidazolecarboxamide formyltransferase/IMP cyclohydrolase — translation MSSSKKAKSALISVFHKDGLGPIVQKLNELGVTIYSTGGTEKFINELGIQVEPVEDLTSYPSILGGRVKTLHPKVFGGILSRRENESDVAQLAEFEIPELDIVIVDLYPFEKTVASGAPEQEIIEKIDIGGISLIRAAAKNFKDVICVSSMEQYDEFLEIISSQNGETTIEQRKSFAGKSFNVSSHYDTAIFNYFNANEEEVVLKISETNGQVLRYGENPHQKGFFFGDFDAMFTKLHGKELSYNNLLDVDAAVNLMNEFKNEAPTFAILKHNNACGFAQRDTLSEAYRDALAGDPVSAFGGVLIANMEIDKATAEQIHSLFCEVVIAPSFSDEALEILKGKKNRILLILKEVELSKTSVRTCLNGVLVQDRDNKTDSAEDLEVVTVAKPSEQEIDDLIFASKICKNTKSNTIVLVKNKQLFASGTGQTSRVDALNQAIVKAKHFEFDLNDAVMASDAFFPFPDCVEIAKNAGINAVIQPGGSIKDKLSIDYCNSQNMPMVFTGTRHFKH, via the coding sequence ATGAGTTCTTCAAAAAAAGCAAAATCAGCATTAATATCAGTATTTCATAAAGATGGATTAGGGCCTATAGTTCAGAAGTTAAATGAATTAGGTGTAACAATTTATTCAACGGGCGGTACTGAGAAATTCATCAACGAATTGGGTATTCAAGTTGAACCCGTAGAGGATTTAACTTCATATCCTTCCATTTTAGGTGGTCGAGTTAAAACATTACACCCCAAAGTTTTTGGAGGGATATTGTCTCGACGTGAAAATGAGAGTGACGTTGCTCAATTAGCAGAGTTTGAAATTCCTGAATTGGATATTGTAATTGTAGATTTATACCCATTTGAAAAAACAGTTGCTTCTGGAGCTCCTGAACAAGAGATTATAGAAAAAATTGATATTGGTGGTATTTCTTTGATTAGAGCCGCAGCTAAGAACTTTAAAGATGTTATTTGTGTTTCTTCAATGGAGCAATATGACGAATTTTTAGAAATTATATCATCTCAAAACGGTGAAACAACGATTGAACAACGTAAGAGCTTTGCCGGTAAGTCTTTTAATGTTTCTTCACATTACGATACTGCTATTTTTAATTATTTTAATGCAAATGAAGAAGAGGTAGTTCTTAAGATTAGTGAAACCAACGGTCAGGTGTTGCGTTATGGAGAAAACCCGCATCAAAAAGGTTTTTTCTTTGGAGATTTTGATGCCATGTTTACGAAATTACATGGAAAAGAGTTGAGTTATAATAACTTGTTAGATGTTGATGCAGCTGTTAATTTAATGAATGAATTCAAAAATGAAGCTCCAACTTTTGCCATTTTAAAACATAATAATGCATGTGGTTTTGCACAACGCGATACCCTTTCAGAAGCTTATAGAGATGCCTTAGCTGGCGATCCTGTTTCTGCTTTTGGTGGAGTTCTAATCGCAAATATGGAAATTGACAAAGCAACAGCAGAACAAATTCATAGTTTGTTTTGTGAAGTGGTTATTGCACCTTCTTTTAGTGATGAGGCTTTGGAAATTTTAAAAGGTAAAAAAAATAGAATTCTTCTTATTTTAAAAGAAGTTGAACTTTCTAAAACTTCGGTAAGAACATGTTTAAATGGAGTGTTAGTTCAAGATAGGGATAACAAGACGGATTCAGCTGAAGATTTAGAAGTGGTAACAGTTGCTAAACCTTCTGAGCAAGAAATCGATGATTTAATTTTCGCCTCTAAAATTTGTAAAAACACTAAATCAAATACTATAGTTTTAGTAAAAAATAAACAACTTTTTGCGAGTGGTACAGGGCAAACTTCTAGAGTAGATGCTTTGAATCAAGCAATTGTAAAAGCAAAACATTTTGAATTTGATTTGAATGACGCGGTAATGGCAAGTGATGCCTTTTTTCCTTTCCCTGATTGTGTAGAAATAGCTAAAAATGCTGGAATAAATGCTGTTATTCAACCAGGAGGATCAATAAAAGATAAATTATCTATCGATTATTGTAATAGTCAAAATATGCCAATGGTATTTACAGGTACTAGACATTTTAAGCATTAG
- the mreD gene encoding rod shape-determining protein MreD: protein MNEIVKNSLLFIVLILVQVIILNNINFLGYINPFLYILFVIVFPLKKDRGLLLILSFLLGLSIDFFLDSGGVNAAATVCIAYIRLPLIKALTRKSEIDFPVFKIIKLPFLKLLSFIAIITLTHHLVLFSLEYFKFAEILTILSRTILTSIFTIILIIFSLLLLNKNK from the coding sequence ATGAACGAAATAGTTAAAAATAGTTTATTATTTATTGTTTTGATACTTGTTCAAGTAATCATACTAAACAACATTAACTTTTTGGGGTATATAAATCCATTTTTATATATTTTATTTGTGATTGTTTTTCCGTTGAAAAAAGATAGAGGTTTATTGTTAATTTTAAGCTTCCTCTTGGGCTTGAGTATTGACTTTTTTTTAGATTCTGGTGGGGTCAACGCTGCTGCAACAGTCTGTATTGCATATATAAGATTGCCATTAATAAAAGCGTTAACGAGAAAATCTGAAATAGACTTTCCTGTATTTAAAATTATTAAACTTCCATTTTTAAAATTGTTAAGCTTTATTGCCATTATAACTTTAACACATCATTTAGTACTCTTTAGTTTAGAATATTTTAAATTTGCGGAAATACTAACCATTCTTTCCAGAACAATTTTAACAAGTATTTTTACAATTATTTTAATAATATTTAGTTTATTATTATTAAATAAAAACAAATAG
- a CDS encoding HYC_CC_PP family protein, with product MKKSILKISSLFMAVILLFSTLSFTVQKHICAGEVADVALFGNLESCIMHDAKKDINLSSFEKESCCHDNAQFIKGSNAELKTSKTSQDDFTVLTAVFLYTYFNSYESIDKNSNDFKEYLPPIVTKDIPVLYESFLI from the coding sequence ATGAAGAAAAGTATTCTTAAAATATCATCATTGTTTATGGCAGTTATTTTGCTGTTTTCAACGCTTTCTTTCACCGTTCAAAAACATATTTGTGCAGGCGAAGTGGCTGATGTAGCTCTTTTCGGTAATTTAGAAAGTTGCATCATGCATGACGCGAAGAAGGATATTAACCTTTCTTCTTTTGAAAAAGAATCTTGTTGTCATGACAATGCTCAATTTATTAAAGGTTCAAATGCTGAATTAAAAACTTCTAAAACTTCGCAGGACGATTTTACCGTTTTAACGGCAGTATTTTTATATACATACTTCAATTCTTATGAGTCAATCGATAAGAATTCAAACGATTTTAAAGAATACTTACCTCCTATTGTCACAAAAGACATTCCGGTACTTTACGAATCTTTCCTCATCTGA
- a CDS encoding TonB-dependent receptor, giving the protein MKIILKIVFILIPIMLQSQTTIKGMAMIKNSQGKTEGLPGATIYWLDTEIGTTTNDKGWFTLKYKPEYTKLVFSFVGYKTDTITVKELKEIHHFMIEENGLDEIVIQAEKENTSVSYLQSANIVTINEGELLKAACCNLSESFETNPSIDVNFSDALTGTKQIRMLGLTSPYILIAQENIPSVRGASQAYGLTFTPGTWIESIQITKGAGSVVNGYESIAGQINTELRKPLNDDKLFVNAYGSLDGRLELNTHFSQKVSNKWNTSLFVHGNLRDKKMDVNDDNFLDSPLANQINVMNRWQYTDAVNGFVSFINFRYLKDDKQTGEVDFNPDTHKLTTIKYGSEINTERFDASAKLGYVFPETPYNSMGFQVAYSQHQQDSYFGLNQYDINHKSVYSNLLFSSILGSTLHKYKTGISFTHDSYDEYVNASDFGRTENSVGGFFEYSYDNLDDFSLIAGLRLDFHNLLGTFITPRLHIRYAPWEKGVLRASVGRGKRSANIFAENQQLFGSSRVMSILNSNGKIYDLNPEIAWNYGVSFLQGFNLLDKKGTITVDYYSTQFQNQVVVDVDESPQEALFYNLDGNSHANNLQIEFNYELAKHLNLRLAYKYYDVKTDYLKGSLESPLQAKNRFFANIGYETNLNAKGGNWRFDYTFNWIGQQRLPYTASNPVQYQLAENSPSYSLMNAQIAKVFSKNFEVYVGGENLANYKQENPILASENPFGAYFDSSIIYAPISRGMYYAGLRYTLN; this is encoded by the coding sequence ATGAAAATAATACTTAAAATAGTATTCATTCTAATTCCTATTATGTTGCAATCACAAACAACTATTAAAGGAATGGCAATGATAAAAAACAGCCAAGGTAAAACAGAAGGTTTACCTGGAGCAACCATTTATTGGCTAGATACTGAAATTGGTACAACCACAAATGATAAGGGGTGGTTTACCTTAAAATACAAACCAGAATACACAAAACTCGTCTTTAGTTTTGTAGGTTATAAAACAGACACCATTACCGTAAAAGAGCTTAAAGAAATCCATCATTTTATGATTGAAGAAAATGGTTTGGATGAAATTGTAATACAAGCTGAAAAAGAAAACACTTCAGTTTCTTATTTACAATCGGCTAATATTGTCACCATTAATGAAGGTGAATTACTAAAAGCAGCCTGTTGTAATTTATCGGAAAGTTTTGAAACCAACCCTTCAATCGATGTTAATTTTTCGGATGCCTTAACAGGTACCAAACAAATTAGGATGTTAGGTTTAACAAGCCCCTATATATTAATTGCTCAAGAAAACATTCCATCGGTTAGAGGGGCATCACAAGCATATGGGCTAACCTTTACACCTGGAACTTGGATAGAAAGTATTCAAATTACCAAAGGTGCGGGCTCAGTAGTAAATGGTTATGAGAGTATTGCTGGTCAAATAAACACTGAATTAAGAAAACCTTTAAACGACGATAAGTTATTTGTAAATGCTTATGGTTCGTTAGATGGACGATTAGAATTGAACACTCATTTTAGTCAAAAAGTTTCTAATAAATGGAATACAAGCTTATTTGTTCACGGTAACTTACGTGACAAGAAAATGGATGTAAATGATGATAATTTTCTTGACTCACCACTTGCTAATCAGATAAACGTAATGAACCGTTGGCAATATACGGATGCTGTAAATGGTTTTGTTAGCTTTATTAATTTTAGATATTTAAAGGATGATAAACAAACAGGGGAAGTTGATTTTAATCCTGATACTCATAAATTAACGACTATTAAATATGGTTCAGAAATAAACACAGAACGTTTCGATGCTTCTGCCAAGTTAGGATATGTTTTTCCTGAAACGCCATACAACAGTATGGGGTTTCAAGTTGCCTATAGCCAACATCAACAAGATTCATATTTTGGTCTGAATCAATACGACATTAATCACAAAAGTGTTTATTCTAATTTACTCTTCAGTTCAATTTTAGGAAGTACATTGCATAAATATAAAACAGGTATCAGTTTTACACATGATTCTTATGACGAGTATGTTAATGCCTCTGATTTTGGTAGAACTGAAAATTCAGTTGGTGGTTTTTTTGAATATAGCTATGATAATTTAGATGACTTTAGCTTAATTGCTGGGTTACGTTTGGATTTCCATAATCTATTGGGTACATTTATCACTCCAAGATTACATATAAGATATGCCCCATGGGAAAAAGGCGTTTTACGTGCATCGGTAGGTCGCGGTAAAAGAAGTGCTAATATATTTGCAGAAAATCAGCAACTTTTTGGATCGTCTAGAGTCATGAGTATTTTGAATTCAAACGGCAAAATTTATGATTTAAATCCGGAAATTGCTTGGAATTATGGGGTTAGTTTTTTACAAGGATTTAATTTACTTGATAAAAAAGGAACCATAACAGTTGACTACTACAGTACACAATTTCAAAATCAAGTAGTTGTTGATGTAGATGAAAGTCCACAAGAAGCTTTGTTTTATAATCTTGATGGTAACTCACATGCCAATAATTTACAGATAGAATTTAATTATGAATTAGCCAAGCATTTAAATTTACGCTTAGCCTATAAGTACTATGATGTAAAAACGGATTATCTTAAAGGAAGCTTAGAAAGTCCGTTACAAGCTAAAAATAGATTTTTCGCTAATATTGGCTACGAAACCAATCTCAACGCAAAAGGCGGCAACTGGCGATTCGACTATACCTTCAATTGGATTGGTCAACAAAGGCTCCCTTACACTGCTAGCAATCCAGTTCAGTATCAACTGGCTGAAAACTCACCAAGTTACAGTTTAATGAATGCTCAAATAGCCAAAGTTTTCTCAAAAAACTTTGAAGTCTATGTCGGTGGAGAGAATTTGGCAAATTATAAACAAGAAAATCCTATATTAGCTTCCGAAAATCCATTTGGAGCATACTTTGATAGTAGTATTATATATGCTCCAATTTCAAGGGGAATGTATTATGCGGGATTACGTTATACTTTAAATTAA
- a CDS encoding heavy-metal-associated domain-containing protein: MKRLILILVAIMAISVSAEAQSKTSKVTFEVDGVCEMCKERIEKAAILTKGVKFATWNIQKKELYCIYNNKKTTLTKIKQAIADVGHDTKEIKATDEVYNGIDECCKYRTLETH; the protein is encoded by the coding sequence ATGAAAAGATTAATTTTAATACTGGTAGCAATAATGGCAATTTCAGTTTCAGCTGAGGCTCAATCTAAAACCTCAAAAGTAACTTTTGAAGTTGATGGGGTTTGCGAAATGTGTAAAGAACGTATTGAGAAAGCAGCAATTTTAACAAAAGGTGTTAAGTTTGCAACTTGGAACATTCAAAAAAAAGAATTGTATTGTATTTATAACAATAAGAAAACAACACTTACAAAGATTAAACAAGCTATTGCGGATGTTGGCCATGATACAAAAGAAATAAAAGCTACTGATGAAGTTTACAACGGTATTGACGAATGTTGTAAGTACAGAACTCTAGAAACACATTAA
- a CDS encoding heavy metal-binding domain-containing protein, translating to MKKLILMLAVVTVVSIAFTSCKSDKKEDVKTEEKADVATNEVYQCPMNCEDGKSYTEAGNCPVCKMALKSKTVDMDGDSHEEHADEDGDEHHNSEEDGDKEA from the coding sequence ATGAAGAAACTAATTTTAATGTTAGCCGTGGTAACGGTAGTAAGTATTGCGTTTACATCTTGTAAAAGTGATAAAAAGGAAGATGTAAAAACGGAAGAAAAAGCTGACGTAGCTACTAATGAAGTTTACCAATGCCCAATGAATTGTGAAGACGGTAAAAGTTATACAGAAGCTGGAAATTGTCCCGTTTGTAAGATGGCCTTAAAGTCTAAAACAGTTGACATGGATGGTGACAGCCATGAAGAACATGCTGATGAGGATGGTGATGAGCACCACAACAGTGAAGAAGATGGAGATAAGGAAGCTTAA
- the mreC gene encoding rod shape-determining protein MreC: MQQIISFILKNKYFLLFLLLEIIAFTFTMQSHSYHNSKFVNSANAITGGVYKKVNAFKEYTSLKGYNEQLQEENVRLKNLLSKIPRDSVSKLVTVVDSVKYFQKYSYTSAKVIRNQYNRKFNFLMIDAGMDQGIKPDQGVVNSRGVIGITNSTSKKYTTVLSILNETSNINVKLLNSFHYGSLAWNGKDYNVLQIKDIAIQANIKVGDTIITGGKSTIFPEGIPVGTILNFNKENNTYKEVNVKLFNDMSAIGPVNIITSYDKEEIENLEQGLN, from the coding sequence ATGCAACAAATAATTAGTTTTATACTAAAAAACAAGTACTTTTTACTCTTCTTGTTGCTAGAAATTATAGCTTTTACATTTACAATGCAAAGTCATTCTTATCATAATAGTAAATTTGTAAATTCAGCGAATGCTATAACTGGTGGTGTTTACAAGAAAGTTAATGCATTTAAAGAATATACAAGCTTAAAAGGGTATAACGAGCAACTTCAAGAAGAAAATGTTCGATTGAAAAATCTATTGTCAAAAATACCAAGAGATAGTGTCTCAAAATTGGTTACGGTTGTAGATTCAGTTAAATATTTTCAAAAATACAGCTATACTTCAGCTAAAGTAATTAGAAATCAATATAATAGGAAATTTAATTTCCTCATGATTGATGCTGGTATGGATCAGGGTATTAAACCTGATCAGGGCGTCGTAAACAGTAGGGGAGTTATTGGAATTACCAATTCTACATCAAAAAAATACACTACGGTCTTATCTATTTTAAATGAAACTTCCAATATCAATGTGAAATTATTAAATAGTTTTCATTATGGATCATTGGCTTGGAATGGAAAAGATTATAATGTACTTCAAATAAAAGATATAGCCATTCAGGCAAATATTAAAGTTGGAGATACCATTATTACTGGAGGTAAATCAACTATTTTTCCTGAAGGAATTCCAGTGGGCACTATTTTAAACTTTAATAAAGAGAATAATACGTATAAGGAAGTTAATGTCAAGTTGTTTAATGATATGAGTGCCATTGGGCCTGTAAATATTATAACAAGTTATGATAAAGAGGAAATAGAAAACTTAGAACAAGGATTAAATTAA
- a CDS encoding rod shape-determining protein, protein MGFFDFLTEDVAIDLGTANTLIIHNGKVVIDSPSIVAKDRTTGKIIAIGKRANLMQGKTHENIKTIRPLKDGVIADFEASEQMIKEFIKQIPSIKKRFFFPPSLRMVICIPSGITEVEKRAVRDSAEHMNAKDIYLIHEPMAAAVGIGIDIMQPKGNMIIDIGGGTTEIAVIALGGIVCDKSIKVAGDVFTNDIAYYMRTQHNLYVGEATAENIKIVVGAATEELDNPPEDILVQGRDLLSGKPKQIKISYREIAKALDKSILRIEDAVMETLSQTPPELAADIYNTGIYLAGGGSMLRGLDKRLSRKTDLPVYVAEDPLRAVVRGTGIALKDLEKYQMVLMK, encoded by the coding sequence ATGGGATTTTTTGACTTCCTGACTGAAGATGTTGCGATTGATCTAGGAACTGCCAATACGCTTATCATTCATAATGGTAAAGTAGTTATTGATAGCCCGTCAATTGTAGCTAAGGATAGAACTACTGGCAAAATTATTGCTATTGGCAAAAGAGCCAATCTTATGCAAGGAAAAACGCATGAGAATATTAAAACTATCCGACCCTTAAAAGACGGTGTAATAGCCGATTTTGAGGCTTCAGAACAAATGATAAAGGAATTTATAAAGCAAATTCCTTCAATTAAAAAACGTTTTTTCTTTCCTCCATCTTTACGAATGGTAATTTGTATCCCATCGGGTATAACAGAAGTTGAAAAGAGGGCGGTAAGAGATTCTGCCGAACATATGAACGCCAAAGATATTTATCTAATTCATGAACCAATGGCAGCTGCAGTTGGTATTGGGATAGATATTATGCAGCCGAAAGGAAATATGATTATTGATATAGGTGGTGGTACGACTGAAATTGCAGTAATTGCTTTAGGAGGTATTGTTTGTGATAAATCAATAAAAGTTGCGGGTGATGTGTTTACCAATGATATAGCATATTACATGCGTACTCAACATAACTTGTATGTTGGTGAAGCTACTGCAGAAAATATCAAAATTGTAGTTGGAGCTGCTACAGAAGAATTAGATAATCCACCAGAAGATATTTTAGTTCAGGGTAGAGATTTATTGAGTGGAAAACCAAAACAAATAAAAATATCATATAGAGAAATTGCTAAAGCATTAGATAAATCAATTCTTAGAATTGAAGATGCTGTAATGGAAACCTTATCTCAGACGCCACCAGAATTGGCAGCTGATATTTATAATACTGGTATTTATTTAGCGGGTGGTGGTTCTATGCTAAGAGGCTTAGATAAAAGGCTTTCACGTAAAACAGATTTGCCTGTATATGTTGCAGAAGATCCTTTGAGAGCTGTAGTTAGAGGTACTGGTATTGCTTTAAAAGACTTAGAAAAATACCAAATGGTATTAATGAAATAG
- a CDS encoding GAF domain-containing protein has protein sequence MDIKTLKQNIVAIASSNLTYGDKLQGICDFLKETISYYDWVGFYFKNGDKEELKLAQYAGEPTEHTIIPFGKGICGQVAVSNKNFVVQDVAEQDNYISCGFKVKSEIVIPIFIDGENIGQIDIDSHVANPFTKDDEELLEFVCDCVSKL, from the coding sequence ATGGATATAAAAACTTTGAAACAGAATATTGTTGCTATTGCTAGTAGTAATCTGACATACGGAGATAAGCTACAGGGAATTTGTGATTTTTTAAAGGAAACTATTAGTTATTATGATTGGGTTGGGTTCTACTTTAAGAATGGTGATAAAGAGGAATTGAAATTAGCTCAATATGCTGGTGAACCAACGGAACATACCATTATTCCTTTTGGGAAAGGTATTTGTGGGCAAGTTGCAGTAAGCAATAAAAACTTTGTGGTGCAAGATGTTGCTGAACAAGATAATTACATCTCTTGTGGATTTAAAGTGAAATCTGAAATTGTAATTCCAATTTTTATAGATGGTGAAAATATTGGTCAAATAGATATTGACTCACATGTTGCAAATCCGTTTACTAAAGATGATGAGGAGTTGTTGGAGTTTGTTTGTGACTGTGTAAGTAAATTATAA
- a CDS encoding NAD(P)/FAD-dependent oxidoreductase, whose translation MTESKAVYIPPCKHPRIVIIGAGFAGIHLAKALKNKPFQIVLIDKNNFHQFQPLLYQVATSGLEPDSIVFPIRKIFRNYKHFVFRMTDVLSINSKNKNITTDIGIINYDHLVLASGSTNNFYGLKDVESNSIGLKTIQESLDIRSNILQNIEKANQSDDDATRRLHTSIVIIGAGPAGVETAGAFAEFKKFIYPKDYPELRNFPLQIHVIEAGKRVLSAMSEKSSKDSLNDLEKMQVHVHLDTAIKSYDGKTVELSSGETILSSNLIWTAGVKGQFPEGIDAKNITPSNRIEVDLFNKVKGHDSIFAIGDVAAMQTEDYPRGHPMVAPTAIQQGQHLAKNLQLEEANWKPFNYLDKGSLATIGKRKAVADFGKLHFRGKFAWFIWSTVHLISISGFKNKLRVGLNWVNNYVSYDKGNRLIIRKYKPKS comes from the coding sequence ATGACGGAATCAAAAGCGGTTTACATCCCTCCTTGTAAACATCCTAGAATTGTAATCATTGGAGCTGGCTTCGCGGGTATTCATTTAGCAAAAGCACTAAAAAACAAACCTTTCCAAATAGTACTTATCGATAAAAACAACTTTCATCAATTTCAACCTTTGTTGTATCAAGTAGCAACGAGTGGTTTGGAACCAGATTCAATTGTTTTTCCAATTCGTAAAATTTTCAGAAACTATAAGCACTTTGTTTTTAGAATGACCGATGTGCTTAGCATAAATTCCAAAAACAAAAATATAACCACAGATATAGGAATTATAAATTACGATCATTTAGTATTAGCTTCTGGAAGTACTAATAATTTTTATGGCTTAAAAGATGTAGAGTCTAATAGCATTGGACTTAAAACCATACAAGAATCTTTAGACATTCGAAGTAATATTTTACAAAATATAGAAAAAGCAAATCAATCAGATGATGATGCTACTAGAAGACTTCATACATCTATAGTTATTATTGGAGCTGGTCCAGCTGGCGTGGAAACTGCGGGTGCTTTTGCCGAATTTAAAAAATTTATATACCCTAAAGATTATCCTGAATTACGTAATTTTCCCTTGCAGATTCATGTTATAGAGGCCGGAAAAAGGGTACTTTCTGCAATGAGCGAAAAATCTTCTAAAGATTCTTTAAACGATTTAGAAAAAATGCAAGTGCATGTGCATTTAGACACAGCTATTAAATCATATGATGGTAAAACTGTTGAATTATCTTCTGGTGAGACCATACTATCATCCAATTTAATTTGGACGGCAGGTGTAAAAGGACAATTCCCTGAAGGTATTGATGCTAAAAATATTACTCCTAGTAACCGAATTGAAGTTGACTTATTCAACAAAGTTAAAGGCCATGATTCTATTTTTGCAATTGGTGATGTTGCCGCAATGCAAACGGAAGATTATCCTAGAGGGCATCCTATGGTGGCTCCTACTGCAATTCAACAAGGTCAACATTTGGCTAAGAATTTACAATTGGAAGAGGCGAATTGGAAACCTTTCAATTATTTAGATAAAGGATCGTTAGCTACCATTGGAAAAAGAAAAGCCGTAGCCGATTTTGGCAAATTACACTTTCGTGGAAAATTTGCTTGGTTTATATGGTCAACTGTCCATTTAATTTCTATTAGTGGATTTAAAAACAAACTACGTGTAGGTTTAAATTGGGTAAATAATTATGTATCTTATGATAAAGGAAATCGCTTGATTATAAGAAAATATAAACCGAAATCTTAA
- a CDS encoding exosortase F system-associated membrane protein, whose translation MNRAVKYILVFLLFTMLVLVRAFQKHLFYDPFIHYFASDFLAKPIPEYNTFKLFASLFMRYLVNTLISLAIIYVIFRKKGLVKFSIKFFTAAFIFLGIFYFILLQMEMLDGYLLTFYIRRFLVHPIFVLILVPAFYYQQKLVRQSKKM comes from the coding sequence ATGAATAGAGCTGTTAAATACATTCTTGTTTTTTTACTTTTTACAATGCTCGTTTTAGTAAGAGCATTTCAAAAGCATTTATTTTACGACCCCTTTATTCATTATTTTGCAAGTGACTTCTTAGCCAAACCAATACCTGAATACAACACTTTTAAGTTATTTGCAAGTCTATTTATGAGATACCTCGTAAATACATTAATTTCTCTAGCAATTATCTATGTCATTTTTCGCAAAAAAGGATTAGTCAAATTTTCTATAAAATTTTTTACAGCGGCATTTATTTTTTTAGGAATTTTTTATTTTATTCTTCTTCAAATGGAAATGTTAGATGGCTATTTACTTACTTTTTATATCAGACGTTTTTTAGTTCACCCTATTTTTGTTTTGATTCTTGTACCTGCATTTTATTATCAACAAAAACTCGTTAGACAATCTAAAAAAATGTAA
- the xrtF gene encoding exosortase family protein XrtF yields MKKRKTIIRFLIKFFVTYFLLVGIYSIYLKQTQQKGDVFSCSPITKTVAKHAQQFGEFFGYPVHVEQHESELSMKFFVGDAYIARVVEGCNAISVIILFLTFIIAFSGSIKATIIYAIVGTFFLYIVNVARVFILSMLMYKFPEYQDILHNLLFPAIIYGAVFLLWIIWVKRFSYLKKPKNE; encoded by the coding sequence TTGAAAAAGAGAAAAACAATTATAAGATTTTTAATAAAGTTTTTTGTTACTTATTTTTTGTTGGTAGGCATTTATTCTATTTATCTAAAACAAACGCAACAAAAAGGTGATGTATTCTCATGCTCACCTATCACAAAAACGGTTGCTAAACACGCTCAACAATTTGGAGAATTTTTTGGTTACCCGGTCCATGTAGAACAACATGAGTCAGAATTATCTATGAAATTCTTTGTTGGAGATGCCTATATTGCCAGAGTGGTAGAAGGTTGTAATGCCATAAGTGTAATTATTCTCTTTTTAACTTTTATTATCGCATTTTCAGGCAGCATAAAAGCTACAATTATTTACGCTATTGTTGGAACTTTCTTTTTATATATAGTTAATGTAGCTCGGGTTTTTATCTTAAGTATGTTAATGTATAAATTCCCTGAGTATCAGGATATATTACACAACTTATTGTTTCCTGCTATTATTTATGGTGCTGTATTTTTACTATGGATTATTTGGGTAAAACGTTTTTCCTATTTAAAAAAGCCCAAGAATGAATAG